The Streptomyces lienomycini sequence GGGCGAAGCCGGGCGAGCAGGTGCCCGACCCCTACTTCGGCGGTGCCGGACCCGACCGCAGGGCCTGCAACGAGTGCGGCGAGTGCATGACCGGCTGCCGGCACGGCGCGAAGAACACCCTCAACGAGAACTACCTGTACCTCGCCGAGAAGGCCGGTGCGGTCGTGCACCCCATGACGTCGGTGGTGTCGGTCACCGACGACTCGCGCGGCGGCTTCGCCGTGGCCACGCTCCCCACCGACCGGAAGAAGAAGGGCGCGGGCCGGATCTTCACCGCCCGCCGTGTCGTCGTCGCCGCCGGCACCTACGGCACCCAGACCCTGCTGCACCGCATGAAGGCGAGCGGCCGGCTCCCCCACCTGTCGGACAGGCTGGGCGAGCTGACCCGCACCAACTCCGAGGCCCTGGTCGGCGCCCAGACCGACGACCGGCGCTACCGCAGGGCCACCGGCGAGCCACGCGCCGACTTCACACGCGGCGTCGCGATAACCTCCTCGGTCCACCCCGACGCCAGCACCCACATCGAGCCGGTGCGCTACGGCAAGGGCTCCAACTCGATGGGCGGCCTGTCGATCCTCCAGGTCCCCTACGCCGGGCCGACCGCCTCGGGCGCGTCGCGCGTCCTGGGGTTCCTGGGACACGCGGCCAAGCACCCCGTGCTGGTCCTGCGGTCGCTCTCCAACCGCAAGTGGTCGGAGCGCACCATCATCGGCCTGGTCATGCAGTCCCTGGACAACTCCCTGACCACGCACCTCAAACCGACGGGCCTCGGCAAGGGCCTGCTCACCGCCCGCCAGGGCCACGGCTCGCCCAACCCCAAGCAGATACGGGCCGCCACCGAGGGCGCCGCCGCGCTCGCCGCCGAGATCAACGGCTTCGCCGGATCCAACGTCGGGGAGCTGATGGGCACCCCGCTCACCGCCCACTTCCTCGGCGGCTGCCCGATCGGCGCCTCACGCGAGAGCGGCGTCATCGACCCGTACCACCGGCTCTACGGCCACCCCGGCATCTCGGTCGTCGACGGTGCCGCCGTCTCGGCCAACCTCGGCGTCAACCCGTCCCTGACCATCACGGCGCAGGCCGAGCGGGCGATGTCGTACTGGCCGAACAAGGGCGAGGAGGACCCGCGTCCGGCGCAGGGCACGGAGTACCGGCGTCTGAAGCCCGTCGAGCCCACGTCCCCGGCGGTCCCGGCGGAGGCCTTCGGCGCGCTGCGGCTGCCGTTCCTGGGGATGCCGACGGTGCCGCCGAAGAAGTAGCGCGGGCGGTCGCGGCCGCGGACGCGCAGAAGGACCTGCGCCCCCCTCCGAGCGCAGGTCCTTCCCTTCGTGCCGTGTCGCCGTTACGCCTGGACACCGGCCTTGCGGCGCCGGACGACGAACAGCGCGCCGCCACCGGCGACGACCGCGAGACCGCCGACGAGCCCGATCATCGGCAGCGCGGAGTTGGAACCGGTCTGGGCGAGGCTGCCGGTGACCGGCTTGGCGCCGCCCTGCGGCTTCAGGTCCTTGTCGACGCCCTGCGGCCGCAGGTCCTTGCCGGCGTCCTTCGGCTTCTCACCGTTCGGCTCGACGTCGTCGACGTCGCCCGGCTTGGCACTGCCGGCGGCGAGCACCGTGAAGTCGTAGGTGTCGCCGTTGCCGTAGCAGGACTTGTCCTCGCCCGCGTAGACCGCGTCGCTCACCGAGAACGCCGAACCCGCCGGGGCGTCGGCGTGGATCTTCACGCGCAGGTCGAGCGTGGCGGTGCTGTCCTTCTCCAGGGTCGGCAGGATGGCGACGATGCTCCCGGTGAAGGTGAACGCGTCCTTCCCGTCGCCGTAGGTCTCCTGGTAGGCGCTCGTCCACTTGCCGTTCTGCTTCACCTGGAACTCCGCCAGGTCCTCGTAGAGCGAGACGTCGGAGTTGAGCTCGCCGCTGTACTCGGCGAACGCGTTGATCCAGACGTTCTTGAGGTCCTTCTCGGAGTCGTTGTCGATCACGAACTCGAAGTCGTGCCAGCCGGAACCGGCGACGATCTTGTTCGGCAGCCCGGAGATGGAGGCGCTGAGCTTCTCGTCCAGCTCGTAGGTGTCGCAGTCCTCGTAGGGGTCGAAGACGTTCTCGTCGGAGGGGTCCCCCTCGTCGCCGGAAGGCTTCCCGGCGTCGTCCGAGGGCTTGGTGTCGTCCTCGGACGGGGGCTTCACCCCGGTGCCGTCGTCCTTGGGCGGCTGCTGGCCGTCGGACGGCGTGGTCTTGTCGTCGGACGGCGTGGTCTTGTCGTCCGAGGGGTCGTTCTCGTTGCCCGCGGGCGGGTTCCCGCCGGGGGGCTGCTCCTCGGAGGAGGGGCTCTCCTCGGTCGAGGGCTTGGTGGTCTCGTCCTTGGACGAGGAGTCCTGGCCGCCTTCCTGCGTGGCGGGGCCCTGCTCCTCGGAGGAGGTGCTCGTGGACGGACCGTCCGTCGCGAAGGCGACAGGCGCCGACACGAGGGCGAGCGGAGCCAGGACGGTGGCGGCGGCCGCCGTGACCATGGCGCGGCGAAGCTTCATGAAGACCTCGACAAATCGGGCGTACTGCGGTCTCGCAGTACGGAGGCTTTGCGGGAGGCCTCCGCGTGTGGGGGCGCGGGTGCCCATGCGGCTCCGTGCGGAGCTGCTGTGTTTGATCAGCGGAAGCTGTGAAAAGTTGTGCTGACTTCACGTGATCTTTATGTGGTCCGCGTCACCTTCGCCCTGGTGCCTCCGTCGCGGGACGGGGAGCCGCGGGCATGGCGAAGGGCCCCGCGGGGCTGCGGCCGCGGGGCCCTTCCTCGGTCAGCACCGGCGTCAGGGCGGCACCGGTGCCTCGATGCGGCGCCGGGGGGGGGTGGGGCGCCGCAGGTCTTGCGAGCAGGTGGTGGTGAGGGGGAGGGGGAGGGGCGTCCGGGCCCGGACGGTTCCCGTCGGCCGGCCCCGGGCGTCCCCGGAGCCGGCCGTTCTCATGGGTGACCGGGCTGCTGTCCCCTGCCGTCCGGTCACTTCCTGGAGCGAGGTCCCACGGCGCACGGCACGATCCGCACGCCTCATCGCTCCAGCGAGCCACGCGTGGTTCTTTCGGGCCCGCCCCTGGCTGACACGGACACCGGGACCAACGAAGCAGCGCCCGCACCGGTCACGCGCCGTACGGGTGAGAACCTGCCCGAACTCGGGTGCGACGCTCAGACGCGCCCCCGGCACAGCTCCAGCAGCGTCATTGCGAGGGCCGTGCCCGGCTTGCCCAGGGCCTCGCGGTAGTGGTCGAGGACCTCCATCTCGCGGGACAGGTTCACGCGTCGGCCGCCGGATGTGATGCGTGCCTCCTGGATGACGGCGGAGACCGCCATCCGTTCCTGGATCAGACCGATGATCCGGTCGTCGAGGGAGTCGATCCGCTCGCGCGCGCCGGTGATCACGTCGGCGGCCTCGCTGGTACGGGCGCCGGTCTTGTCTGCGGTGGTGACGGTCATGTCGGGGCTCCTCGCCGCGGTGGGCGGCGTCCCGGTCTCCGACAGGCCCCGGACACGACAGACGCCCCGGGCCTTGTCGGCCCGGGGCGCCTGGTAAGTCGCTTGTCAGTGGCTCAAGCAGCACGACCATGGCAGCCGGTGGGCCGGTTGCCATAGGTAAACAGGAAGGTCGAGTGTGTGAGCATGCGCCCAGTATGCCCCGCGGACGGAAGGTCTCCAAGCCGGTTCGGATGGTGAGACGTGCGGAGACCCGCGGGGCGGTGCGCGAAGCGGCACCGAGGGCCGGGCGGACGGCCGGGCGGCCCGCCGCGGGGAGGGCCGGGCGGAGGGCGGGGCGTTCCGTCCGCCCACCTCGGTAGAATCGGGAGTACAAGCCCCCCGCCCGACCGCCGGAAGGCACCCCGTGTCATCAGCGACTCCCGCTGCCGCCGCCCCCGACACCGTCCTGGTCGTCGACTTCGGCGCGCAGTACGCCCAGCTCATCGCCCGTCGTGTCCGCGAGGCGCGGGTCTACAGCGAGATCGTCCCGAGCTCCATGCCGGTCGAGGAGATCCTCGCCAAGAACCCGGCGGCCATCATCCTCTCCGGCGGCCCCTCGTCGGTGTACGAGCCGGGCGCCCCGACCGTCGACCGCGCCCTGTTCGAGGCCGGCGTCCCCGTCTTCGGCATGTGCTACGGCTTCCAGCTGATGGCGCGGACCCTCGGCGGCACCGTCGACAACTCCGGCGCCCGTGAGTACGGCCGGACCGACCTCACGGTCTCCAAGCCGTCCTCCACCCTCTTCGAGGGCACCCCGGCCGAGCAGGCCGTGTGGATGTCGCACGGCGACGCCTGCTCCGCCGCCCCCGAGGGCTTCACCGTCACCGGCTCCACGGACGTCGTCCCGGTCGCCGCCTTCGAGAACGACGAGAAGAAGCTCTACGGCGTCCAGTACCACCCCGAGGTCATGCACTCCACGCACGGACAGCAGGTGCTGGAGCACTTCCTGTACCGCGGCGCGGGCCTGCGCCCCGACTGGACCACGGGCAACGTGATCGAGGAGCAGGTCGCCGCCATCCGCGAGCAGGTCGGCGACAAGCGCGCCATCTGCGGCCTGTCCGGCGGCGTGGACTCCGCGGTCGCCGCCGCCCTCGTCCAGAAGGCCATCGGCACCCAGCTGACCTGCGTCTACGTCGACCACGGCCTGATGCGCAAGGGCGAGACCGAGCAGGTCGAGAAGGACTTCGTCGCCGCGACCGGCGTACAGCTCAAGGTCGTGGACGCCGAGGAGCGGTTCCTCAAGGCGCTGGCCGGGGTCTCCGACCCCGAGGAGAAGCGGAAGATCATCGGGCGTGAGTTCATCCGGGTCTTCGAGCAGGCGCAGCTGGAGATCCTCCAGGAGGACGGCCCCGAGGTCGCCTTCCTCGTGCAGGGCACCCTCTACCCGGACGTCGTCGAGTCCGGCGGCGGCACCGGCACCGCCAACATCAAGTCCCACCACAACGTGGGCGGCCTCCCCGACGACATCGAGTTCGAGCTGGTCGAGCCGCTGCGCCAGCTGTTCAAGGACGAGGTCCGGATGGTCGGCGCCGAGCTGGGCCTGCCGGACGAGATCGTCCAGCGCCAGCCGTTCCCCGGCCCGGGGCTCGGCATCCGCATCGTCGGCGAGGTCACCAAGGAGCGGCTCGACCTGCTGCGCGAGGCCGACGCCATCGCCCGCGAGGAGCTGACCGCGGCCGGCCTCGACCGCGACATCTGGCAGTGCCCGGTGGTGCTGCTCGCGGACGTACGCTCCGTCGGCGTCCAGGGCGACGGCCGCACCTACGGCCACCCGATCGTCCTGCGCCCGGTCTCGTCCGAGGACGCCATGACCGCCGACTGGTCCCGGCTGCCGTACGACGTGCTGTCCAAGATCTCGACCCGCATCACCAACGAGGTCAAGGACGTCAACCGCGTCGTCCTCGACGTGACCTCGAAGCCGCCGGGCACGATCGAGTGGGAGTGACCCCTACGCGCGCCTGACGGTGCGCAGGGGCTTTCCGGGCTGCCAGATCTCGACGACGAGGTACGCGTCGTCCTCCACGGAGGTGCGCACGACCTCCGTCAGCTCGGTACGGAAGAGGTGGAACGGCTCCGGCGGTTCCACCTCTTTCACGTACCCGGCCCTGGTCTCCGGGTCGTCGACCTCGACCGCCCGCCCGGCGATCCGCACGTCCCCGCCGCCCATGCCGGTGCCGTCCCCCGGGTTCGCCTGGAGCGCGAAGCGCGGGTCGCGGCGCAGGTCGAGGGCCTTCAGCGAGTCCGGCATCATGCCGAACCACAGCTCGCCGCTCAGGAAACGCACCTCCAGGCCGGTGGTGCGGGGCGAGCCGTCCTTGCGGAGGGTGGCGAGGACGTGGTGCGTGTACGCGCCGAAGCGCGCCTCGACGGTGTCGGCCAGGACGGGTTCGGCGGTGGCGAAACCGGCCCAGTTCACAGCGGTGCCTGATGTCATACGCCGAGTGTGAACCGGAAAACCGACACCCTCTGTCGCGTATCCGGCCCGGCCCGGCCCGTATCCGTCCTCCCGGCCGGACCCTGACTCCCTCGCCCGGCCTCTGCGCCTGCCCTCTGCGCCTGACCCCCGCGGGCCGTGCGTCCGGCGTGCCCCGCGGCCGGGTCAACACGGCGATCCGCGCGTCACCCGGGCTGAGCAGAGGTAACCGGGGGCGCCGGGCGCGTGAGGGCCGGGGTACGGCACAATTCGCAGTCGTTCCAAGGGACTTAGCGGTTTCTCTCACAGGGTGCGGAAGGCGGGCGTCGGGCGTGGCGGTGCAGGAGGCGAGACGCGGCAGCGGCTCGGACAAGGGCGCGTACGAGGCGGCCCACGGCGGTGGCTGCACCTGCGGGGACTGCCCGCACGGCGCCCGCGAGGGGCACCGCCGGGCGGTCGCCGCGTTCCTGCTGCGGCGGGACGAGTTCGCGGCCGGGCAGGGGTTGCCGGCCGCGGTGGCCCACTCGGCCTCCGCCTCCCGCCAGTGGGTCTCGGAGGAGCTGACCCAGTCCGCGGAGGCCGTCGCCGAACGCGGCCGGGCCGAGGGCGACGCATGGCTCGCGGGGCTGGGCCGGCGCACCGTGGCCGCCGTGTGGGCGGCAGTCGTCCTGCTGCTGCTCTGGCAGTCGCTCACCGCGGTCGGGGCGGGCTGGACGGCGGCACGCACCGCCGGGCTCGCGGCCGCCCTGGTCGTGTCCGGCGCGCTGACGGCGGCGTCCTGGTTCCACCGGACGCGGGGCGGGGCGCTGGCCCCGGTCATCGGCGAGGACAACCGCCTGTCCACCTCCCGCGCGGTGGCGGCCGCCTGGGTCCTCTTCGTCGCCTACGCGGTACTCGTACTGGCCGGGCAACTGGCCGTCGCCTCGGGCCACGAGCGGCGCGACGCGCTGATCTCGGGTCTCGAACTCGGCCGCGGCGCCGGGGCGGTGACCGTGCTCGCGGTGGTCTGCGGGATCGCGGTCCTGGTGCGCCGGGTGGTCGGGCTGCGGGTGCTGGGGCAGCGGCTGCAGAAGGTGCGGGCGGACCGGCCGCGCGCCTCCGACCTGCTCACGGACGACGCGGGACGCGGGACCTTCGCCGACATCCAGTACGTCGCCATCAGCGCCGTCGCCCTGGTGTTCGCGGCGGTACGGCTGGCCCGGCGCCCGGAGCAACTGCCCGACCTGCCGTGGGGACTCGCGGTGGTGGTGCTGGTGTCGGCGGCGACCTACGTGGCCGGGAAGTACGCGGAGGGCGGCCGGCCCGTGATCCTCTCCGTGGTCCGGGCCCGGGAGGCCGGAGATCTGGACGCGCCGATCCGCACGGGCGACGACATCGAGATCCGCGGCGCGGGCTTCGTGCCGCCGGGCGCCCAGCGCGCGGACCGCCTGTCCCGGATGGTCGTCCGTATCGGCGCGGTCAACGTCCACGTCCCGCTGGTCCCGGTGACGGGCGGCTTCAGCAACCCGACGGACGACCTGCTGACGGTCCCGGTACCGGCGGACGTCGAGCCGGGCCGGGTGGACGTCCAGGTGGTCACCGGCGCGGGCGTCGAGACCAACCGGTACGCCATCGACGTCACGGACTGACACCTCTCGCCCCTCCGGCTCCGGGCGGCCGGTCGACCGGTCGGCAACCTGTCGAAACCGACAGCAAGAAACCGGTTGCCGAGGGTTGAGCGGGGCCCACGTGTCCTACGTATGGTCTGGTGGGGGCCCCGGGCATGCGCGGCGAGAGGCGGCTGGCAGTGATGACTCACGGGATGCGGACGGATGTCCACACCTCACGCGGGGGCGCGCGAGAAGGGGGCTGGCGGGACAACGCCGCCCGCTACGCCCTCCTTCCCCTACGGATCTTCCTCGGTGTCACGTTCGTCTACGCCGGTCTGGACAAGCTCACCGACAGCGCCTTCATGAAGGACGCGGGCGCCGGTTCCGTCGGCGACATGATGCGTGCCGTCCGCGACTCCTCGGCCGTCCCCGCCCTGGTCGACCTGGCCCTGAAGAGCCCGCCCGGTTTCGGCTACGCCATCGCCCTGGGCGAGTTGGCCGTCGGCATCGGCACCCTGCTCGGGCTCCTCACCCGCCTCGCGGCGCTGGGCGGCGCGCTGATCTCGCTCAGCCTGTGGCTGACCGTGAGCTGGGCCTCCGACCCGTACTACTACGGCAACGACCTCCCGTACATGTTCTGCTGGGTACCCCTCGTGCTGGCCGGCGCACCCCTCTGGTCACTGGACGCCCTGCTCGGGAACCGGCGCCGCGGAAGGGCCTACTAGGCCATGAACACGGAGCCCGAAGTCGCCTGCACCTCGGTGTAGGTGGGGGCGCCGAGGTCGGCCGGCCGGCCGTCGCGGATGTCGGTCGCCGCGGTCACGGCCGCTGCCAGAGCTCTGCGGTAGAGCAGCGAACCGAGACTGATCCTGCGCACGCCCAGCGCGGCCAGCCCGGCGAGGTCCGGGCCGGTCGGTGTGTAAAGGATGTTCAGCGGCACGACGAGGGTTGCCAGCAGGGCGGCGATCCCGTCCGGATCCGACAGGCCCGGTACGAACACTCCGTCCGCCCCTGCCTGTTCGTAGACCGCGAGGCGCTCCGCGGTCTGCTCCTCCTGGCGCCCGAGCCAGTGGGTGTCGGTACGGGCGTTCACGAACAGCGCGGGTACAGCGGCCTTGACGGCAGCGATCTTCGCGGCATGCAGCTCGACGGGGGTGAGAGTGCCGTCCGAGCGGCCGTCTTCCAGGTTGATCCCCGCAGCGCCGGCGTCGTGCAGCCTTCGAGCCAGCTCGGCCACCTCCTCCGGTTCGTCACTGAAACCGCCTTCGGCGTCGACGGTGAACCGGAAGGTGCCGCGCCCGAGCCGGCGGGCCAGTGCCAGGGTCGCCGCTGCCGTGGCCGCCGCTCCGTCCGGCAGGCCGAGGGCCGCTGCCACGCCCAGGCTGGTGGTACCGATCGCGTCGAAGCCCCGCGCCGCCAGCGCAGCGGCGGAGGCGTAGTCCCAGGCGTTGGGCAACAGCAGCGGGGCGGCCCGATGGTGCAGGTGGGCGAAGGCGGTCAGCGGCCGCTGGAGGAGGCCGTCGGCCAGGGCGAGAGCGTGGGCCCTGCCGGGGCAGACCCTGGGCGGGGCGCCGAAGGTGAGCGGTACGGGATGCGCAGTCTGCGCGGCTGCCAGGTCCAGGAGCACCACATCGCCCTCGGCGATGTCCCGTCCCGCGACGCGGGTGGTACGGACGGCGACGCGGCGCATGGTTCGCACCGGTGGAGTCTCCCGGAGCACCCGGGCCAGCGGTGCGCTGCCGTCGGCCGCGGCATCGACCAGTGCCGCATCGACCAGTGCCGCCGTCGCCGCGCACGCCTGCACCAGCAGACCGATGCGGTTGGCGGCGGCCTCCAGGGTCCACTGGTCCGTGTCCTCGGACACCAGGAGCGCCACCAGCCGGGCCACGGCCTCGTCCGCGGTCGGGTCCGCACCCCCGAAGTAGACCCCGGCCACGAGGGTCACCGCCTCCGCGACCTCACGGGGCTGAGGCATTTCCAGGGCCTCGGCGAGGGCGTGGACCACCCGCACCCGGACCTCCCCGTCACCGCCGGCCGTCACTGCGCGCCGCAGCGCGGCGGGTTCCAGCCTGGTGAGTTCGGCCTCCACGAGGGCCCTGCGCCGCCGATGCGTCTCCCCGGAGCTGAATCGGGCCGCGGTGGCCCGCAGCCATGCGACGCTCGCCCCCACGGGGCCGCCGTCCGCTGCCGGCAGCTCGGGGACCAGCGCCGGGTCGGCGAGCGCCGCGCACACGTCCGTGTGGCGGTTGAATTCATGCGTCGTGTGCGTCATGGCTCTGACGCTAGGTGCGGAACAGTTCGGTGCCGACCGAACCATCGTTCCTGTTCAGTGAGCAGGAGGGAGTCTCGCGAAACTGCGCGAATCGGTGCGGTTCGGCGTCGAAGCCCGCGCCCTCCCTGCTGCGTCGATCCGACGGGGCCATCGGTCGTCAGTGGGGAAGGTCCGCCCGGGGCTCGTCCGGGTGCGCCGCCCGGCGCTCTCCCCGGCGCTGGTGCGCGGCCCGGGCCACGGTGCCGACCGCGCCCGCGATACAGAGGCCGCCCGTGACCAGGGGGATCACCGCGAACCACGGCGTCTCCCAGAGCCCGCCCGCGTCGCCGGCGTAGACCACACCGGCCAGGATCAGGAAGAGACCGGCCACCAGTCGTCCTGGCTGGAACCTATGACGCAGCACGGGTCACCTCCGCCTGACCGACGCCGACCTGGAGGTCGAGGTCGAGTGTGCCGGTGTCCTTGCCGCCCGTGGTGGGGGACAGGGTGACCTCCTTGTGCTTGCCCGGTGCCACGTCCACGTCCTTCGCCTTGTCGCCGGGGAGTTGGATGTCGCCCACGCCCACCTCGACGCTCAGCCGCACGGTCACGTCCGGCGGTACGACGACCCGTATGCGGCCCATGCCCACGTCGGCGCGGGTGGTCACCGTCTGCCCCTCGGCGAGGTCGAGGCCGGACAGGTCGAGGGTGCCGCTGCCCGCGCCGATGTCGTACTGGTCGCGTACGTCGGCCGCCGCCGTGGGCGCCCAGGTGGTCCGGACCCACTCGGTGCCGACGTTGTCCGGCACGGCGGTCGACCCCGCCAGCAGGCCCGCCGTGACGATGGCCAGGAAGATCGATCCGGCTCCCGTGCGTCCCAGGAAGGCGCTGACCGCGATGCCGAGACCGAAGGTGGCGAGCGCGCACGCCAGACCGGTCTGGAGACTGGTGCCGAGCGGGTGCTCGCCCCAGGTCAGCCGGGTCCCGAGGAAGCCCGCGAGCAGCGCGAGGAGGAACACCCAGCCGCCGATGCCCCGGGGACCGCGGGTCTGCGGGGAGCGGGAGCGCCGGTCACCGACGGCGGCGTGGTCGCGGCGGCCCGGGATGCCGCGGCCGATGTTGACGGCAGCCGCGATGTCACGGTCCTCGGAGTCCGGCGGACCCCACAGGTATCCCGTCGCGCCGTCATGGGTGCCGTCCTTGACT is a genomic window containing:
- a CDS encoding GMC family oxidoreductase N-terminal domain-containing protein, which encodes MPQDAYDYDVLIVGSGFGGSVSALRLTEKGYRVGVLEAGRRFTRESLPKNSWDLKNYLWAPKLGMFGIQRIHLLGNVMVLAGAGVGGGSLNYANTLYVPPKPFFDDPQWRGITDWQEELTPYYDQARRMLGVRLNPTTTPSDVHLKAAAERMGCGDTFHLAPVGVFFGDGEDADGTARAKPGEQVPDPYFGGAGPDRRACNECGECMTGCRHGAKNTLNENYLYLAEKAGAVVHPMTSVVSVTDDSRGGFAVATLPTDRKKKGAGRIFTARRVVVAAGTYGTQTLLHRMKASGRLPHLSDRLGELTRTNSEALVGAQTDDRRYRRATGEPRADFTRGVAITSSVHPDASTHIEPVRYGKGSNSMGGLSILQVPYAGPTASGASRVLGFLGHAAKHPVLVLRSLSNRKWSERTIIGLVMQSLDNSLTTHLKPTGLGKGLLTARQGHGSPNPKQIRAATEGAAALAAEINGFAGSNVGELMGTPLTAHFLGGCPIGASRESGVIDPYHRLYGHPGISVVDGAAVSANLGVNPSLTITAQAERAMSYWPNKGEEDPRPAQGTEYRRLKPVEPTSPAVPAEAFGALRLPFLGMPTVPPKK
- a CDS encoding LPXTG cell wall anchor domain-containing protein, encoding MKLRRAMVTAAAATVLAPLALVSAPVAFATDGPSTSTSSEEQGPATQEGGQDSSSKDETTKPSTEESPSSEEQPPGGNPPAGNENDPSDDKTTPSDDKTTPSDGQQPPKDDGTGVKPPSEDDTKPSDDAGKPSGDEGDPSDENVFDPYEDCDTYELDEKLSASISGLPNKIVAGSGWHDFEFVIDNDSEKDLKNVWINAFAEYSGELNSDVSLYEDLAEFQVKQNGKWTSAYQETYGDGKDAFTFTGSIVAILPTLEKDSTATLDLRVKIHADAPAGSAFSVSDAVYAGEDKSCYGNGDTYDFTVLAAGSAKPGDVDDVEPNGEKPKDAGKDLRPQGVDKDLKPQGGAKPVTGSLAQTGSNSALPMIGLVGGLAVVAGGGALFVVRRRKAGVQA
- a CDS encoding pyridoxamine 5'-phosphate oxidase family protein, producing the protein MTSGTAVNWAGFATAEPVLADTVEARFGAYTHHVLATLRKDGSPRTTGLEVRFLSGELWFGMMPDSLKALDLRRDPRFALQANPGDGTGMGGGDVRIAGRAVEVDDPETRAGYVKEVEPPEPFHLFRTELTEVVRTSVEDDAYLVVEIWQPGKPLRTVRRA
- a CDS encoding DoxX family membrane protein; the protein is MTHGMRTDVHTSRGGAREGGWRDNAARYALLPLRIFLGVTFVYAGLDKLTDSAFMKDAGAGSVGDMMRAVRDSSAVPALVDLALKSPPGFGYAIALGELAVGIGTLLGLLTRLAALGGALISLSLWLTVSWASDPYYYGNDLPYMFCWVPLVLAGAPLWSLDALLGNRRRGRAY
- a CDS encoding isocitrate lyase/phosphoenolpyruvate mutase family protein, which translates into the protein MTHTTHEFNRHTDVCAALADPALVPELPAADGGPVGASVAWLRATAARFSSGETHRRRRALVEAELTRLEPAALRRAVTAGGDGEVRVRVVHALAEALEMPQPREVAEAVTLVAGVYFGGADPTADEAVARLVALLVSEDTDQWTLEAAANRIGLLVQACAATAALVDAALVDAAADGSAPLARVLRETPPVRTMRRVAVRTTRVAGRDIAEGDVVLLDLAAAQTAHPVPLTFGAPPRVCPGRAHALALADGLLQRPLTAFAHLHHRAAPLLLPNAWDYASAAALAARGFDAIGTTSLGVAAALGLPDGAAATAAATLALARRLGRGTFRFTVDAEGGFSDEPEEVAELARRLHDAGAAGINLEDGRSDGTLTPVELHAAKIAAVKAAVPALFVNARTDTHWLGRQEEQTAERLAVYEQAGADGVFVPGLSDPDGIAALLATLVVPLNILYTPTGPDLAGLAALGVRRISLGSLLYRRALAAAVTAATDIRDGRPADLGAPTYTEVQATSGSVFMA
- a CDS encoding chorismate mutase, whose protein sequence is MSETGTPPTAARSPDMTVTTADKTGARTSEAADVITGARERIDSLDDRIIGLIQERMAVSAVIQEARITSGGRRVNLSREMEVLDHYREALGKPGTALAMTLLELCRGRV
- a CDS encoding PspC domain-containing protein, with the translated sequence MTDHEHAATGPGPGPGPRPARGAGPQDAAPAADATDATGSGGAAGSGGATAAEGTGGGAEPAGPPHPFRRDRRHKALAGVCAGLGRQCDMDPVIFRITLAVLSATGGIGLLFYGFAWLLVPYEDEEENEVRKLLTGRVDGQALAAVLFALVGCGVFLTMLHNGGVLTFAVVLSLLLAGAGYWSRHRKAPEPDPLSAQTVADAPPEAQAPPIMYTWPSWWRDPIVKDGTHDGATGYLWGPPDSEDRDIAAAVNIGRGIPGRRDHAAVGDRRSRSPQTRGPRGIGGWVFLLALLAGFLGTRLTWGEHPLGTSLQTGLACALATFGLGIAVSAFLGRTGAGSIFLAIVTAGLLAGSTAVPDNVGTEWVRTTWAPTAAADVRDQYDIGAGSGTLDLSGLDLAEGQTVTTRADVGMGRIRVVVPPDVTVRLSVEVGVGDIQLPGDKAKDVDVAPGKHKEVTLSPTTGGKDTGTLDLDLQVGVGQAEVTRAAS
- the guaA gene encoding glutamine-hydrolyzing GMP synthase; translation: MSSATPAAAAPDTVLVVDFGAQYAQLIARRVREARVYSEIVPSSMPVEEILAKNPAAIILSGGPSSVYEPGAPTVDRALFEAGVPVFGMCYGFQLMARTLGGTVDNSGAREYGRTDLTVSKPSSTLFEGTPAEQAVWMSHGDACSAAPEGFTVTGSTDVVPVAAFENDEKKLYGVQYHPEVMHSTHGQQVLEHFLYRGAGLRPDWTTGNVIEEQVAAIREQVGDKRAICGLSGGVDSAVAAALVQKAIGTQLTCVYVDHGLMRKGETEQVEKDFVAATGVQLKVVDAEERFLKALAGVSDPEEKRKIIGREFIRVFEQAQLEILQEDGPEVAFLVQGTLYPDVVESGGGTGTANIKSHHNVGGLPDDIEFELVEPLRQLFKDEVRMVGAELGLPDEIVQRQPFPGPGLGIRIVGEVTKERLDLLREADAIAREELTAAGLDRDIWQCPVVLLADVRSVGVQGDGRTYGHPIVLRPVSSEDAMTADWSRLPYDVLSKISTRITNEVKDVNRVVLDVTSKPPGTIEWE